In Rhodococcus pseudokoreensis, the DNA window TCGGCCACCTCCCGTGGGAAGAGCCAGGAGCACTCCACGAACGTTTCACCGGGAGACAGCGGCACCAGGCGGTGGGTCATTACGTAGTCCGGCTGCAGGGTCAGTAGCAGGTTGGGTGCAAGCATGAAGTAGATCGTCCGGCGGGCCTGCTCGTCGCTGATCCCGGCGATGCGTTCCCCGCCGCTGCGGCCGTCGAGGCTCATGGTTTCCGCGTCATCGCGCAGTTCCAATGGTCCACCCAGCCACATGCCGGTGTGTCGCAAACCCATTGCGGTCTCCGGCGGGCTGACCCGGCAGAGCTCAGGATGGATCGAAGGGCAGTGGTAGCACTCGAGGTAATTCTCGATCACCAATTTCCAGTTGGTCTGGAGCGTATAGCTGTGAGACTCGCCTACGACCATCTCCGTGGGATCCCAGGGGGCGACGACATCGGTCAGATTGCCGACCCACTTGCCGAAGTCGGGGGCATCGTCGGAGGCGTTGACGAAGATCCAGCCGAACCACTCGACTGCGCGCAGCCCGATGAGGGGCCACTCGTCCGTGGCGAAGTTGTCCGTGCCGGTGAACCGCGTCGCGGAGCGGAGTTCGCCGTCCAGTTCGTAGACCCACGAGTGGTAGGGGCACTGCACCAGACGCTTGTTGGTGCACGAGTCCACCGCCAACAGTTCGTGCCCCCGGTGCCGGCACGCGTTGTAGAAGGCGTGGAGAGCGCCGGATCCGTCGCGGGTCAGCAGGATGCCCTGGGTCCCGACTCGCACGGCGCGCTGGTCGCCGGGCTTGCCGACGTCGCTGCTGCGCCCTACGCAGACCCACGCAGCCTCCAAGAGGTGCTTGCGCTCCCAGTCGAGGACCTCGGGGGAAAGATAGGCGTCCGCCGGAAGTGTTCGCGCGTCGGAGAGTTGTTCCTGGAGTACGCAATCCAGCGCATCAGCGGTGAGGGGTGCAGGTGGGAGGGCGGTGGTCATGTCATCGTCTCCATCATTGGGGGAGCTGGAATGGATGACAATGAACTTAATCACTATTTCGGGCCGCCAACATATTCTCGTGCACAGTTCGCGCCGCACGCTCTGTGCGCGGTCACAGTCATCTCCGGATGGCGGCGTATTTCCTCAGGAGATCGTCGGACACCGGGGTCTGCAGCCCGAAGGCGACCCCGAACGGGTCGACGAGCACGGCGAACGGGCCCATTGCAGAGTCGGTGGCCGGCACCCGGACTCGCGCACCGAGGTCGCTCAGACGTGCGACCTCCGCTTCCAGATCGAGGACTCGTAGGAACGGGATCCAGTGTGGCGGAACGGCAGAAGGCAGGACGTCCAACATGTCCACAACACCGGCCACGGGTCGATCCGCGGACACCAGCAGGCGGTAGTTGCCCGGGCTGGGCGCAGGCTCGTCGATCAAGTGGCAGGACAGCGTCTGGGCGTAGTAGGCCGCTGCCTCTTCGGCCAGTGGCGTGTACAAGTCGACGAAGGCCACGTCTCCAAGCCGCTGACTGTGCGGTCGGGAACCGGGAACGTCGGTCAGCCCGAACAGCGCCCCGTCGGGCGCGGCGTACACGGGCTGGTCCAGGCCGTCGACGGGCACGGTGCCGGCTGGACGTGCCCCCAGGTCGAGCGCCCGGCTACCGGCGGCCACGTGGTCGTCGGTACCGAAGCAGGGCACCCAACACCCCTGCGGTGGTACGGGAACATCACCGGCCGATACGAACGAGATGCGCTGCCCAGGGCTGTCACTGCCACGCCCGTGGTCCATGGCGAGGGCGTAGAACGCCCGGCCGCCAGGTGTGTCGCCGCCCACGAAAAGTACGGTGTCCGAGGTGATCCCGACACTGCTGGTCATTGTGGTCCCCGCCCGTCGAGAAGTGACGACAGATCTGCGGTGGAGCCTAGCTCCCAGCAGGTCGTGGCCAGCCAGAAGTGGGTGCGACTGCTCGGCGAATCGATGTCACGGCCGGTGAGCTCCTCGATCAGTCGGAGCCGGTTGCGTAAGGTGTTGCGGTGCACGAACAGTGCCGTGGCGGTTGCCGCCGGTGCTCCGTCCTCGGCCAGGTAACGGCGGAGTGTGTTCACCAGAGCGGTGCCATGCTTCTGGTCGTAGTCGAGGAGCGGGGCCAGTGCCTCGGCCGCCAGATCACGCAGTGGCAGACCGGCTTCGATGCCTGCGATAAGCAGCGCTGTAGCCAGGTCCTGGATCCGGTGCACATGCACACCGTAGCCCTCGGCGAGGGCGTTGCGCGCCTCGAAGTAGCCCAACCGCAGTCCACGTACTCCGACGCGCGCTTTGCTGACCCCCACACGGGCATCCGAGCCCAGGCTGGAAAGGTGTTCGTGGCACAGCCGCGCCACGAACAGTCCGGCTCCCTCGGGGACGACCAGGACGACGCGGTCGTGCACGATTGCCCGCAGGTGCGGGTCGTGTTGCTGGCTCAGCAGAGTGTGCAGGTTCCACGGGTAGGAGCGGAGCCGCCGAGGCGGACAGGCCACGGACCCGACGACGACCTCATGCGCTTTCCCGGCGTCCAGGCCGTGCTCGCCGAGCCGCCGTGCGGTCTCCTGTTCGCTGGACTGACCGGCGATGACGTCTTCCAGGATCTGGCCGAGTAGCTCCCGACGTCCGCTCAAGACGGCGTGACGGCGCGACAGTTCGATACCGGCCAGCGTCGCGGCGAACGAGAACAGCGCAGGGGGCACGTCCTGTCCACGCGCGCACAGCACGGCGACCGGCTCGCCTTCCAGCTCCACCGGCCGGAGCACGCAGTCGGCGACCGCGTCCCCGGTCGAAGGTGAGGCAGCGACCAGTTCTTCGGCCGGCCACTCGGTCCGCGCAGGCACGCTGACCAATACGCCACCACGTAGGTCGATCACGGCCACCGGCGCGGCCGAGATCCCGTGTAGCGCGTTCACCAGTGCATGCAGTGGCCGTTCGGCGGTCAGTGTGTCGGCCAGCATCCGGTGGTCGGCGAGTTCGGGGTCGGCCGACGTCATAGCGTGCATCCTACGCACTGAGCGACGTGCGTTACATGAGTCGATGTCGCCGCGGATCCGGAAGGAAAATCGCTCCACGAACTGCCGATGTTCGCCCAACCCGAGAGCCTGTTCACGGGATCCGGGGTGGTGGAGCCTGCAGTCCCCTGCACA includes these proteins:
- a CDS encoding PucR family transcriptional regulator, with the protein product MTSADPELADHRMLADTLTAERPLHALVNALHGISAAPVAVIDLRGGVLVSVPARTEWPAEELVAASPSTGDAVADCVLRPVELEGEPVAVLCARGQDVPPALFSFAATLAGIELSRRHAVLSGRRELLGQILEDVIAGQSSEQETARRLGEHGLDAGKAHEVVVGSVACPPRRLRSYPWNLHTLLSQQHDPHLRAIVHDRVVLVVPEGAGLFVARLCHEHLSSLGSDARVGVSKARVGVRGLRLGYFEARNALAEGYGVHVHRIQDLATALLIAGIEAGLPLRDLAAEALAPLLDYDQKHGTALVNTLRRYLAEDGAPAATATALFVHRNTLRNRLRLIEELTGRDIDSPSSRTHFWLATTCWELGSTADLSSLLDGRGPQ
- a CDS encoding VOC family protein: MTSSVGITSDTVLFVGGDTPGGRAFYALAMDHGRGSDSPGQRISFVSAGDVPVPPQGCWVPCFGTDDHVAAGSRALDLGARPAGTVPVDGLDQPVYAAPDGALFGLTDVPGSRPHSQRLGDVAFVDLYTPLAEEAAAYYAQTLSCHLIDEPAPSPGNYRLLVSADRPVAGVVDMLDVLPSAVPPHWIPFLRVLDLEAEVARLSDLGARVRVPATDSAMGPFAVLVDPFGVAFGLQTPVSDDLLRKYAAIRR
- a CDS encoding aromatic ring-hydroxylating oxygenase subunit alpha: MTTALPPAPLTADALDCVLQEQLSDARTLPADAYLSPEVLDWERKHLLEAAWVCVGRSSDVGKPGDQRAVRVGTQGILLTRDGSGALHAFYNACRHRGHELLAVDSCTNKRLVQCPYHSWVYELDGELRSATRFTGTDNFATDEWPLIGLRAVEWFGWIFVNASDDAPDFGKWVGNLTDVVAPWDPTEMVVGESHSYTLQTNWKLVIENYLECYHCPSIHPELCRVSPPETAMGLRHTGMWLGGPLELRDDAETMSLDGRSGGERIAGISDEQARRTIYFMLAPNLLLTLQPDYVMTHRLVPLSPGETFVECSWLFPREVAERPGFDPSYAAGFWDITNRQDFAACESVYQGLLGNGYRPGPFDAREDGVRAFQAQLASAYLTGRWDIAQTITFGGRDDQ